A part of Diorhabda sublineata isolate icDioSubl1.1 unplaced genomic scaffold, icDioSubl1.1 Dsub_200, whole genome shotgun sequence genomic DNA contains:
- the LOC130452139 gene encoding uncharacterized protein LOC130452139, whose product MSCTSEEGSFEDFSSSGSEYVPDYEVEKRNLLQSSNSSLESEYSEHEESLSHLKAKGVAGVRRLFPEIGEASNLVNKNVPIPEDHGSIVKTDQDDNNTYCADKRIVNYTDSETSQSSEEKTPMKAKTRTRKRKRNIRLRKSN is encoded by the exons ATGTCATGTACTTCAGAAGAAGGGTCTTTTGAAGACTTTTCAAGCTCTGGATCAGAATATGTGCCAGACTATGAAGTTGAAAAACG AAACTTATTGCAGTCAAGCAACAGCAGCTTGGAGAGCGAATATTCAGAGCATGAAGAATCTCTTTCTCACCTAAAAGCAAAGGGTGTAGCAGGAGTAAGAAG ACTTTTTCCGGAGATTGGGGAGGCCTCAAACTTAGTAAATAAGAATGTTCCAATACCAGAGGATCATGGCTCGATAGTCAA aACTGATCAGGACGACAATAACACTTATTGTGCTGATAAACGTATTGTCAATTATACTGATTCTGAAACATCTCAATCATCAGAAGAAAAAACCCCAATGAAGGCGAAGACCAGGACTCGTAAGcgaaaaagaaatattagacTTCGGAAAAGTAACTAA